A segment of the Parasynechococcus marenigrum WH 8102 genome:
GCACATCCCGGATCGCCACGCCCGGTGTGAGGCTGAGGGCCCCAAGTGCCACCGCCTCCACCGGGGGTGGGGTGAACAGCGGCGCCGGGGCGGTGTGCTCCTCCAACCAGCGGCGCAGCCAGGGCAGTTGGGCGCCGCCGCCCACCACCACCACGGCATCCAGTTCGCTGAGGTCGCAGCCGTGCCGTCGCCCCCCCGTGAGGGTGGCCTCCAGCAGCTGTCGCAGGGCGTCTGCCAGCCCACGTTCCTCCAGCAAGGCTTCCAGCTGGCGACGCGACATTCGCAACGGTTGGTTGCCCCCGCCTGTCGGTGTTTCTTCGAGAACGGTCTGCTCCGCCAGATCCGGATCACTGAGTCGGCATTTGAGCCGTTCCGCTGCGTTCAGCAAGGCGGGGGTCAGCGGCGCCTCCGGGCAGCAGGCGTCCGCGATCCAGCGATCGATGTCGCGCCCCCCCAGCCGCAGGCCCGCCTTGCCCAGCACGTCGGCATTGCGCAAGCGTTGGCGGCTGCTTTCCCCCAGTTGACGGCCCCCCAGCCGCAGCAGCTGGGCGATCGGAGCCGCTTTGCCTTCACCCCCCTGCAGCGCCACCAGTGCCAGGTCGAGGGTGCTGCCGCCGAGATCGACCACGAGCAGTCGCGCGCCAGGGGGCAGGCCGGCACCGAGGGCCGCGGCGGTGGGTTCGTCCACCAGGGCGATCTCCTCCACCGGCAGCTCAGCACAGGCCTCCAACAGCCAGCTGCGGTAGCTGCGGTAGGTCTCCACAGGCGCCGTCAGCACCAACCGTTCCACCCGCAGCTGCTGAGGCAGCAGACTCCAGATTCCTGCGAGCAGCAGGGCACCGGCCCTGGCGGCCTGATCGCCCTTGACCTTGCTGCCTTTGTCTTGGCTGTCAATCTCTTGGCTGCCGATGTGGCGCTTGAAGTCCCTGGCCAGGTGGGGGTCGTCCTGGTCGGCAAGCCCCGCTTCGATCACCTGCATCCCAAGCAGAGGAGATTCGTCGCTGAGCCAGAGCAGGCTGGGCACTTCCCCCAGGCGCTGGCTGATCGGGGGCAGATCCAGCAGGCGGGGGTTGCGTTCCCCGGCTACCGCGAAGGCCACCACGGTGGTGGTGCTGCCCAGGTCGATGGCCAGGGTGCCTGCAACGGCTGAATTCTGAAGCTTTTCTTCTCCCACGCAGGTCCGGACCGTGACGGGGGCACGGTGAATGAAGATTGAGATTAGTGGGACCCGCCTGGATGGATCGCCTTCAGCAGCTGATTTTTTCCTTCTATCGGGAGGATCCCCTGATGGAGGAGCTGCTGGAACCCCTGCGGGATTGCCGCATGCGTCGCAGCTGGGGCAGCATCCGGATCGAATGCGTGGATGCTGCCCATCTTGAGCAGATGAGTGGCCTGCTGGTGCACCTGAGACTTCCCCTGGCGGCCCTGGGGCTGGGACGTCAGATCGTGCTGCGGGTGCCCGGATCGTTGCAGCGCAGCTATCCGATGCATGTGCCCTTCCACAGCGATCAGTTCGTTTGAGGTCGCCAACTAAGCTTAAGTCTTATGTGAGAACAGCTCGTGATTTCTGCAGGTGTGGATTCCAGTGACCTCGCTAAGCGCGGTGAAAGCCTGATTCGGCAATCCAGTAACCGCTATCTCACCACCGTGCGCATTGCCTTTCGGGCCAAGCAACGCCGCTTTGATGACTTCGACGGTCTGCTGGAGGAATCCAGCGTGAAGCCCGTGCAGCGCGCCATTGTCGAGCTGAGCGACGAGCAGGATCAGCCCGACCTGCTGCCCGGCTGATTGCGGCGAAGACGTGATTCAACAGGAGGGTCCCGGTTGGCGTTTGGCCCGGGACCCATCCCGTGGCGTTCATCCCGTCCTGATCGGAGGAGAGGGGTGGGCGTTTGAGCTGACCCAGCCTGAGTGGGACGCCCTGTCCGATCTTGTGCTGACCCTGGAACGCCAGCATCGAGCGCTGGTGGATCAACTGATGGCCGAGGAGGCGATTGAGCTGGAGCTGGATCGCGGGCTCTGGTGGGGGTGTCTGCAGGGCGACCGCGGCAGCTGGAGCCTGTCCGTTGTGTTGACGCCGGACGCGGGACGGGGTGTTGAGGGCCACTGGCCCGCTCCGGCCAGTGCGGCGATCGTCGCGGCGATGAGAACGCTGTGGGACACCAGGATTGATCAGCGTGACTGATCAATGGACGCTGATTGATTCCTTCCACCAGGCACCCCCTGCTTGTGCACAGCTTTTCCACAGGGAGTTGTTGTCGATGCGTCTGAGGGCATGCGGCTGTGGAAAAGACGGTTTTCTCGGTCGGCTTGGTTGACGGGTAGGTCCAGGGGGCGTTTTGGCTCCTGGCTGCCTCCATCCATTGCCAGGACTGCAGTCAGAGCCTTGATCTCAATCGGAGATCGATGCGAACAACAGGATTCACCCCGCCCTTGACGCGGCCCTTGCCGTGTGGAGAAGTGGTGAGCAATCGAGAGCGGTGAGATGTCTCAACAGCCGGAATCCATGGCCGTCGGTGATGACAGCGTCGTCAGTTTTCAAGCCGAGATGCCTCTGCCGCTCCAGCAGGCCATGACCCGCTTCATCGAGGGACATCCCAACTGGGATCAGTACCGGCTGGTGCAGGCGGCGCTAGCGGGATTCCTGGTGCAGAACGGGATTGAGTCCAGGGAGATCACCCGCGTTTACGTGGGCAACATGTTCCGGCGGGAAACGCTCCTGCATGGCGTTTGAGTTCGGCAGCAGGCCATCAGGATCAGGGCGCTGAATGGAAGGCTGAACAGCAGGACCAGGGAGGCACCGATTAGTCCGAGCAGATTGATGCCGATGAGCAATCCCAACAACGCCAGTACCTTCAAGCTGTTGTGGCGCACCAGTTGCCGGCTGTGATCCATCGCCTGCAGTGCTCTGTGGCGGTGATGCACCAGCAGAGGTAAGGCCAGCACCTGGCTGAACAGCCAGCACAGCATCAGCAGCCCGCCGCACCAACCAACCCCAGCTGAGGGGAGGCTTGGATGCCGACTCTGCTGGCAAAAGCTGGTCCGCCAGGCGCAACAGAGCAAGCAGGGGCAGCAGGGGTAGCACCAGGCTCGCGGCCACCATTAGATCCCCGAGCCAGCCAAAGCCGAGCTGGCGCAGATCCTCCCCAAGCAACGCCGGACCGATGGCGCTGAGCAGTAGCGCTGTCGCCAGGCCCACACAGCGCCAGGGCGCTTTCCCAAAGCCGATCCAGGCCCGGGGGAGCAGGGTGACCAGAGGCAGCTCAGTGGAGGGGGCCAAGGCGTTCCAGCAGGTCGGCGGCCGTGGCATCCGGTACCGGCAGGATCGAGAGACGGTTGCCCCGTTTGATCACCGGCAGTTGCTCCTCGCTGTACTGCTCCCGCAGTTGATCAAGGCTCAGCAGCTGCTGGAATTCCCCCAGAAACCGCAGCCTGGCGCAGTCCCAGCGGGGCTTGTCGCGGTTGGATTTCGGGTCGTAGTACTTGGCATCTGGATCGAACTGGGTGGGATCCACCAGGCCGATCTCCTCCACTTCCATCAGACCGATGATGCCGGGGGGCTTGCAGTTCGAGTGATAGAAGAAAGCCTGGTCGCCGATGGCCATCGAACGCATGAAGTTGCGGGCCTGGTAGTTGCGGATGCCATCCCAGAGCGTGCTGCCTTCACGGCGGAGGTCATCGATTCCATAGGCCTCGGGCTCGCTTTTCATCAGCCAGAACGCCACCTGTAACTCCCTTCACGGTTGATGTCATCATCCGCGTTTCAGCCGGGATCGGGGGATCAATCGAGTCGATTTGTCTCAGTTCAGCCCGCTTTGAACCTGATGAATCAGCTGTTTGAAGTGATCGCCGCGGGCTTCGAAGTCGCGGTATTGATCAAAGCTGGCGCAGGCCGGAGAGAGCAGCAGGCTGGTTGCCCCCAGCGCCTCAGCAGACCGCACCGCTTCTTCAACGGCAGACGTTAGGTCTGTGCGGCGGGTCAGCTCTCCTGTGAAGTTTGCCCCGGTGATGAGCCCATGAAGTTCCTCGGTGCCGGCGCCGAACAGCACCACGGCGCAGGCTTTGCGGTTCAGTTCCTCCAGCCAACCGGTGGCATCACCCTGCTTGGTGGATCCTCCCGCCAGCACCACCACCGGCCCCTGCATCGCCTTCAGTCCCACCGCAGCAGCGTCGTAATTGGTGGCCTTGCTGTCGTTGAACACCTGCGCGTTTCCGATGCGTCCCACTGGTTCGAGGCGATGAGGGACTCCAGGGAAGGAACGCAGCCCCGCCACGATTGATGCAGGGCTGAGGCCGATCTGCCGCGCCGCGGCGGTGACCAGCAGCAGGTTCTGGCGGTTGTGAGCCCCCGGCATGGCCAGCGCTTCAGCGGGGAACAACGGCTGTGATCGATCACAGACCCAACCCTTGCCGTTGATCCACAGGTCGGCGGGGTGACCATCGGGTTGCGCCGACTCGGCGCTGACCCAGGTGCCACCGGTCCAGCTTTGACGCTGCTGTCGCAGGTCTGGATCGTCGGCGTTGAAGATGGCGTGGTCCGAGCGTTCGAGCAGGCCGCGCTTGATCGCTCGATAGGCCTCCACCGTGCCGTGCCGTTCCAGATGGTCCGGGGTGAGGGTGGTCCAAATGCCGATTCGGGGGCGGATGCGCTTGGCGGCTTCGATCTGATAGCTGCTGAGTTCCATCACCAGCCAGTCGGGGGCGGTGGTGTGCTCCTGCTGGAGGTTGAGGGCCATTTCGGCGGCGGACACCCCCATGTTTCCGCCCATGGGAGCGGCCAGTCCGGCTTGGCAGAGCACGTGGCTCAGCAGGTGGGTGACGGTGGTTTTGCCGTTGGTTCCGGTGATGCCCACCCAGGGGATGTGCTTCAAGGCATCCCAGGCCACCGCCATCTCTCCATCCACGGCAACACCGCGTTGGCGTAAGTCGTCGAGCGTGGGGTGATCCCAGGGCACGCCCGGGCTGATCACCACCCGCTGCAGTTGGTCCAGCCAGGGACGGAAGCTGTCGATCGCAAGCGGTGCCTGAAGTTGAACCTCGACACCCTGCTGGCGTAGCCCCTCTGCCTTCTTCTCCAACTGCTCACCTTGGCCGGAGTCGATCACGGAAACGGGATGGCCCGTGGCTTGCAGGAGGCGGGCAGCACCTTGACCCGATCGCCCAAGTCCGACGACGACGGTTTGGGCCATCAATTAAAAGCGAGCCAGATGCGCAGAAGCCTACGGGGATCAGTAGAAGTGCTAGTAATTATTTTGAAAAAATGCCTCTAAGTGACTTTTTCCAGCAGAAATTAGACGCTGCTCTGATATGGAATGGGCGATACTGGATTTGAACCAGTGACTCCTACAATGTCAATGTAGTGCTCTACCCCTGAGCTAATCGCCCGAAACGAAGACAACCAACGTGCACTGTCGGTTGATTTCGGGATTTGAGATTAGCAGCAGGCCTGCCTGTACCTCAGCGGCGCATCAGTTCAATCCGCCAGCGCTCGCGCTTGGTCAGGGTGCAGGACAAGAGCTCGAGGCTGCCGCGATCCTGCAGCTGCAGGCGATCACCCACCTTCAGTTCGCGACTCCCTTGGAGGACCGGTTCCCAGTTCAACCGCAGGCGTCCGGCCTTGATCTGACTAACCACCTTGGATCGGGACAGCCCGAATCCGGCTGAGGCGATGGCGTCGATTCGACAGGAGGCCTCCACGGTGGTGAGCCGTTTGGGATTGCGTTGGGCCGGCAACTGCAGCTGCGTGATCTCGAGAACGTCGCAGTGAATTTCCACATCCCGCAGCTGGCCGCGGCGCCCCTGCAGCAGTTCGGCCGCATTCGGGCTGATCAGTCCCTGACCACCGCGATCGCCGCGCACCCAGAGGTCGCCGAGATCCTCCGGCTGGGCTCCCATGTTGTGCAGGGCCGACCGCAGATCCTCAGGCGTGAGGGGGTCAAACAGAAAGTTGCCTTCGATCAGCAGTCCCTGAATCGGGGGGGTGCTCTCCACAGGCTGATCGCGGCGATGGCAAAGCAAGCGGCAACGTTCGGCTCCTTGGTGACCACCGTCGCGATGCCAGGCCAGTTCGCTGAGGTCACTCAACCGCTTCAGCGCTTCCTCCTGGAGGGGGGCGTCAAGAAAGTCGCTCCAGCTCGGTTGCCAGGTGCGCAGCACCTGCTCGGCCAGATCCAACAAGGCGGCCAGGCCCTCGGGATGACGGGCCTTGGTCAACAGGTCTTCCCGCGGCAGCCTCACAGATCGTTCAGGCGCACCACCTGCTGCGGGCGGCTGCGTTGCACCACCTGCCAGGGCGCTTCGATGCCGTTGGGGGTCTCCACCAGCACCAGCCATGAGCCTTCATCGCGTCGGTTGCGCAGGATGCGCACGCCGGCTTCGTTGTCGGAATCCACGCTGGCCGCCGCGGCATAACTGCCCATCAGACCGGAACCCATTCCCATCAATCCACCGATCAGCGTCTCCCCCCAAGGCCCGAAGGCAGCAAAAGTGGTGAGGTTGGTGATCTTGGTGAAGGTCACGCCGGCCAGAAACCCGAAGGGCATCAGCCAGCGGGCCATGGCCTTCTGGCGCCGTTGGCGGGTGAGGTTGGGACTGAGCAGGGCCACGCTGTCGATGGCG
Coding sequences within it:
- the murD gene encoding UDP-N-acetylmuramoyl-L-alanine--D-glutamate ligase, with product MAQTVVVGLGRSGQGAARLLQATGHPVSVIDSGQGEQLEKKAEGLRQQGVEVQLQAPLAIDSFRPWLDQLQRVVISPGVPWDHPTLDDLRQRGVAVDGEMAVAWDALKHIPWVGITGTNGKTTVTHLLSHVLCQAGLAAPMGGNMGVSAAEMALNLQQEHTTAPDWLVMELSSYQIEAAKRIRPRIGIWTTLTPDHLERHGTVEAYRAIKRGLLERSDHAIFNADDPDLRQQRQSWTGGTWVSAESAQPDGHPADLWINGKGWVCDRSQPLFPAEALAMPGAHNRQNLLLVTAAARQIGLSPASIVAGLRSFPGVPHRLEPVGRIGNAQVFNDSKATNYDAAAVGLKAMQGPVVVLAGGSTKQGDATGWLEELNRKACAVVLFGAGTEELHGLITGANFTGELTRRTDLTSAVEEAVRSAEALGATSLLLSPACASFDQYRDFEARGDHFKQLIHQVQSGLN
- a CDS encoding DUF1818 family protein, which translates into the protein MIQQEGPGWRLARDPSRGVHPVLIGGEGWAFELTQPEWDALSDLVLTLERQHRALVDQLMAEEAIELELDRGLWWGCLQGDRGSWSLSVVLTPDAGRGVEGHWPAPASAAIVAAMRTLWDTRIDQRD
- a CDS encoding DUF2811 domain-containing protein, producing MSQQPESMAVGDDSVVSFQAEMPLPLQQAMTRFIEGHPNWDQYRLVQAALAGFLVQNGIESREITRVYVGNMFRRETLLHGV
- a CDS encoding photosystem II S4 domain protein; its protein translation is MRLPREDLLTKARHPEGLAALLDLAEQVLRTWQPSWSDFLDAPLQEEALKRLSDLSELAWHRDGGHQGAERCRLLCHRRDQPVESTPPIQGLLIEGNFLFDPLTPEDLRSALHNMGAQPEDLGDLWVRGDRGGQGLISPNAAELLQGRRGQLRDVEIHCDVLEITQLQLPAQRNPKRLTTVEASCRIDAIASAGFGLSRSKVVSQIKAGRLRLNWEPVLQGSRELKVGDRLQLQDRGSLELLSCTLTKRERWRIELMRR
- a CDS encoding Hsp70 family protein is translated as MGEEKLQNSAVAGTLAIDLGSTTTVVAFAVAGERNPRLLDLPPISQRLGEVPSLLWLSDESPLLGMQVIEAGLADQDDPHLARDFKRHIGSQEIDSQDKGSKVKGDQAARAGALLLAGIWSLLPQQLRVERLVLTAPVETYRSYRSWLLEACAELPVEEIALVDEPTAAALGAGLPPGARLLVVDLGGSTLDLALVALQGGEGKAAPIAQLLRLGGRQLGESSRQRLRNADVLGKAGLRLGGRDIDRWIADACCPEAPLTPALLNAAERLKCRLSDPDLAEQTVLEETPTGGGNQPLRMSRRQLEALLEERGLADALRQLLEATLTGGRRHGCDLSELDAVVVVGGGAQLPWLRRWLEEHTAPAPLFTPPPVEAVALGALSLTPGVAIRDVLQHGVSLRTWDQRSQQHCWHPLFVAGQPWPSPQPFELVLAASCDGQTELELLLGEPAAERRFSVIDVDGVPTLQREEEGDLRHKPWPDAAAPLPLDPPGRAGEDCLRLSLQVDADAWLQAEVTDCRTGRRLPDRRLGQVR
- a CDS encoding DNA-directed RNA polymerase subunit omega, producing MISAGVDSSDLAKRGESLIRQSSNRYLTTVRIAFRAKQRRFDDFDGLLEESSVKPVQRAIVELSDEQDQPDLLPG
- a CDS encoding EVE domain-containing protein, which produces MKSEPEAYGIDDLRREGSTLWDGIRNYQARNFMRSMAIGDQAFFYHSNCKPPGIIGLMEVEEIGLVDPTQFDPDAKYYDPKSNRDKPRWDCARLRFLGEFQQLLSLDQLREQYSEEQLPVIKRGNRLSILPVPDATAADLLERLGPLH